A stretch of the Actinoalloteichus fjordicus genome encodes the following:
- the rhaI gene encoding L-rhamnose isomerase has translation MTDIDPSRRAALFDVLRTQRIETPSWAYGNSGTRFKVFAQDGVPRNPVEKIEDAAKVHELTGIAPSVALHIPWDRVDDYAALRAHADGVGITLGAINPNVFQEDDYRLGSVCSPDAGVRRKAVDHLLECVAVAEQTGSSVLSLWFADGINYPGQDDLRARQDRLAEALREVYGQMPEGMRMLLEYKFFEPAFYATDIPDWGTSLAHCLELGPAAQVLVDTGHHAPGTNIEFIVAFLLRAGRLGGFHFNSRFYADDDLIAGAADPFQLFRIMHEVAQGGGLDRATGVEFMLDQCHNIEPKIPAMIRSVCNVQEATAKALLVDSAALRAAQAEGDVLGANAVLMDAYNTDVRPLLAELRQDMGIDPDPMAAYHRSGYQQRIVAERVGGNAAGWGA, from the coding sequence ATGACCGACATCGACCCGTCCCGGCGTGCGGCGCTGTTCGACGTCCTGCGCACCCAGCGGATCGAGACGCCCTCCTGGGCGTACGGCAACTCCGGGACCCGCTTCAAGGTCTTCGCGCAGGACGGCGTGCCGAGGAACCCGGTCGAGAAGATCGAGGACGCCGCCAAGGTTCACGAGCTGACCGGTATCGCCCCCAGCGTCGCGCTGCACATCCCGTGGGATCGGGTGGACGACTACGCGGCCCTGCGTGCCCACGCCGACGGCGTCGGCATCACGCTCGGCGCGATCAACCCCAATGTCTTCCAGGAGGACGACTACCGGCTTGGCAGCGTGTGTAGCCCGGACGCAGGGGTGCGTCGCAAGGCCGTCGACCACCTGCTCGAATGCGTGGCCGTCGCGGAGCAGACCGGCTCCTCGGTGCTGTCGCTGTGGTTCGCCGACGGCATCAACTACCCGGGGCAGGACGACCTGCGCGCGCGGCAGGACCGGCTCGCCGAGGCACTGCGCGAGGTCTACGGCCAGATGCCCGAGGGCATGCGGATGCTCCTGGAGTACAAGTTCTTCGAGCCCGCCTTCTACGCCACCGACATCCCCGACTGGGGGACCTCGCTGGCCCACTGTCTCGAACTCGGCCCCGCCGCGCAGGTGCTCGTGGACACCGGACACCACGCCCCCGGCACCAACATCGAGTTCATCGTGGCCTTCCTCCTGCGGGCCGGGCGGCTCGGCGGATTCCACTTCAACTCGCGGTTCTACGCCGACGACGACCTGATCGCGGGTGCGGCCGACCCGTTCCAGCTGTTCCGGATCATGCACGAGGTGGCGCAGGGCGGCGGGCTCGACCGGGCCACCGGAGTCGAGTTCATGCTCGACCAGTGCCACAACATCGAGCCGAAGATCCCGGCCATGATCCGCTCGGTGTGCAACGTCCAGGAGGCCACCGCTAAGGCGCTGCTGGTCGACTCCGCCGCACTGCGCGCGGCGCAGGCCGAAGGCGACGTCCTCGGGGCCAACGCCGTGTTGATGGACGCCTACAACACCGACGTCCGACCCCTGCTCGCCGAGCTGCGTCAGGACATGGGCATCGACCCCGACCCGATGGCCGCCTACCACCGCTCCGGTTACCAGCAGCGCATCGTGGCAGAGCGCGTCGGCGGGAACGCCGCAGGCTGGGGCGCCTGA
- a CDS encoding LacI family DNA-binding transcriptional regulator: MNPTASIREVAAAARVSVGTVSNVLNRPTVVAPATRDRVLAAIEELGFVRNESARQLRSGTARTIGLVVLDVGNPFFTDVARGVEDSATEAGHVVILCNSDESSARESRYLDLLTEQRAHAVLITPVGDSLDPVRRLQRRGVSVVLLDHPTASQDVCSVSVDDVIGGDLATTHLLAGGHEDLVMVTGPESIRQCADRLAGARRALARAGRPAETLRAVEVPALNVVSGQRAAEQLLAGPALPDGVFCANDLLALGLLQVLMRAGIRVPEDVALVGYDDIDFAAAAAVPLTSVRQPRYLIGRTAADLVIAETLAPEQHTHQHTVFTPELVVRDSSHPRRHRP; the protein is encoded by the coding sequence GTGAACCCGACAGCGAGTATCCGGGAGGTCGCCGCCGCCGCGCGGGTCTCCGTCGGCACGGTCTCCAACGTGCTCAATCGGCCCACCGTGGTGGCGCCCGCGACCAGGGATCGGGTGCTCGCGGCCATCGAAGAGCTGGGTTTCGTCCGTAACGAGTCCGCAAGACAACTCCGCTCCGGCACCGCGCGGACGATCGGCCTGGTGGTGCTCGACGTCGGCAACCCGTTCTTCACCGACGTCGCCAGAGGGGTGGAGGACTCCGCCACCGAGGCGGGACACGTCGTGATCCTCTGCAACAGCGACGAGTCCAGCGCACGCGAGAGCCGCTACCTGGACCTGCTGACCGAGCAACGGGCCCACGCCGTCCTGATCACGCCGGTCGGCGACTCGCTCGACCCGGTACGACGACTCCAGCGCAGAGGCGTCTCCGTGGTGCTGCTCGACCACCCGACCGCCTCGCAGGACGTCTGTTCGGTCTCGGTGGACGACGTGATCGGCGGCGATCTCGCCACCACCCACCTGCTCGCGGGCGGCCATGAGGACCTCGTCATGGTCACCGGCCCCGAGTCGATCCGGCAGTGCGCCGACCGGCTCGCCGGGGCCCGCCGCGCGCTGGCGCGAGCAGGCAGGCCTGCGGAGACGCTGCGGGCCGTCGAGGTCCCCGCGCTGAACGTCGTCTCGGGTCAGCGCGCCGCCGAGCAGCTCCTCGCCGGCCCCGCCCTGCCCGACGGCGTGTTCTGCGCGAACGACCTCCTCGCGCTGGGCCTGCTCCAGGTGCTCATGCGAGCAGGCATCCGGGTTCCGGAGGACGTCGCCCTGGTCGGCTACGACGACATCGACTTCGCCGCCGCAGCGGCCGTCCCGCTGACCTCGGTCCGGCAGCCGCGCTATCTGATCGGCCGCACGGCCGCCGATCTGGTCATCGCCGAGACGCTGGCACCGGAGCAGCACACCCACCAGCACACGGTCTTCACCCCCGAACTGGTCGTCCGCGACTCCAGCCACCCGCGCCGCCACCGCCCCTGA
- a CDS encoding helix-turn-helix domain-containing protein encodes MVALAVRPITADSDRSQSRLTRPERVIEVRLTREERMILALLADGYLLDGIARRMCTSNRTLRRRIRGVCDRLGVQTPIQAVAWAARRGLI; translated from the coding sequence ATGGTTGCGTTGGCGGTACGGCCGATCACGGCCGACTCGGATCGGAGCCAGAGCAGGCTCACCCGGCCCGAGCGGGTCATCGAGGTCCGGCTGACCAGGGAGGAGCGCATGATCCTCGCGCTGCTCGCGGACGGCTATCTTCTCGACGGCATCGCCAGGCGGATGTGCACGTCGAACCGGACCCTGCGCAGGCGGATTCGCGGGGTGTGCGATCGGCTGGGCGTGCAGACGCCGATCCAGGCGGTGGCGTGGGCGGCGCGGCGAGGTCTGATCTGA
- a CDS encoding bifunctional rhamnulose-1-phosphate aldolase/short-chain dehydrogenase produces MTTHPEVEKLLQRCHELGSDPRNTNYAGGNASVKADDVDPVTGQPVELMWVKGSGGDLGTLTEAGLAVLRTDRLRALIDVYPGVDREDEMVAAFDYCLHGKGGAAPSIDTAMHGLVDAAHVDHLHPDAGIALATAADSEKLTAECFGDRVAWVPWRRPGFQLGLDIAEIKRANPSAIGVILGGHGITAWGDTAEECRANSLEIIDTAERFIETRGTAEPFGPVVEGRSALPSAQRRERAAALFPVLRGLASTDRRQIGHFTDSPAVLDFVSRERMPELAALGTSCPDHFLRTKVRPMVLDLGPDAPLDTVIDRLRELHEQYRADYRAYYEQFATQDSPAMRGADPAIVLVPGVGMFSFGADKQTARVAGEFYVNAINVMRGAEAISRYQPIDEGEKFRIEYWELEEAKLRRRPKAKPLATRVALVTGGASGIGLATARRLVAEGACVVVADRDADRAREAAEELGAGAYRAADVAISVAVDVTDSVAVDAALAEASLAFGGVDLVVNNAGLSISKPLLETTDADWDIQHGVMARGSFLVSRSAARVLIAQAMGGDIIYIASKNGVFAGPNNVAYGAAKADQAHQVRLLAAELGGHRIRVNGINPDGVVRGSGIFSGGWGAQRAAVYGVEESELGSFYAQRTLLKQEVLPEHVAAAVFALTGGDLTHTTGLHIPVDAGVAAAFLR; encoded by the coding sequence ATGACCACACACCCAGAAGTCGAGAAGCTGCTCCAGCGCTGTCACGAGCTCGGCTCGGACCCGCGCAACACCAACTACGCGGGCGGCAACGCGTCGGTCAAGGCCGACGACGTCGATCCGGTGACCGGGCAGCCCGTCGAACTCATGTGGGTCAAGGGATCGGGCGGCGACCTCGGCACCCTGACAGAGGCGGGGCTCGCGGTGCTGCGCACCGACCGGCTGCGCGCACTCATCGACGTCTACCCCGGGGTGGACCGCGAAGACGAGATGGTGGCGGCCTTCGACTACTGCCTGCACGGCAAGGGCGGCGCGGCCCCCTCCATCGACACGGCCATGCACGGCCTCGTCGACGCGGCGCACGTCGACCACCTGCACCCGGACGCGGGCATCGCGCTGGCCACCGCCGCCGACTCCGAGAAGCTCACCGCCGAGTGCTTCGGTGATCGAGTGGCCTGGGTGCCGTGGCGTCGGCCCGGTTTCCAGCTCGGCCTGGACATCGCCGAGATCAAGCGCGCCAACCCCTCCGCCATCGGGGTCATCCTCGGCGGCCACGGCATCACTGCCTGGGGTGACACCGCCGAGGAGTGCCGGGCCAACTCGCTGGAGATCATCGACACCGCCGAGCGGTTCATCGAGACGCGGGGCACGGCCGAGCCCTTCGGGCCCGTCGTCGAGGGCCGGTCGGCGCTGCCCTCGGCACAGCGGCGGGAGCGGGCGGCGGCGCTGTTCCCGGTGCTGCGCGGGCTCGCCTCCACCGATCGACGCCAGATCGGCCACTTCACCGACTCGCCCGCCGTCCTCGACTTCGTCTCGCGCGAGCGGATGCCGGAGCTGGCGGCCCTGGGCACCTCCTGCCCGGATCACTTCCTGCGGACCAAGGTCCGGCCGATGGTGCTGGACCTCGGCCCGGACGCGCCGCTGGACACGGTGATCGATCGACTGCGTGAACTGCACGAGCAGTACCGCGCCGACTACCGCGCCTATTACGAGCAGTTCGCCACCCAGGACTCCCCGGCGATGCGCGGTGCCGATCCGGCGATCGTGCTGGTGCCCGGGGTCGGCATGTTCTCCTTCGGCGCCGACAAGCAGACCGCCAGGGTCGCGGGCGAGTTCTACGTCAACGCGATCAACGTCATGCGGGGCGCCGAGGCGATCTCCCGCTACCAGCCCATCGACGAGGGCGAGAAGTTCCGCATCGAGTACTGGGAGCTGGAGGAGGCCAAACTGCGGCGGCGGCCCAAGGCCAAGCCGCTGGCCACTCGCGTGGCCCTGGTGACCGGCGGTGCCTCCGGCATCGGCCTGGCCACCGCGCGCAGGCTCGTTGCCGAGGGCGCCTGCGTCGTCGTCGCCGACCGCGACGCGGACCGGGCCCGCGAGGCGGCCGAGGAGCTTGGTGCAGGCGCCTACCGCGCCGCCGACGTCGCGATCTCCGTGGCCGTCGACGTCACGGACTCGGTCGCCGTGGACGCCGCGCTCGCCGAGGCCAGCCTGGCCTTCGGCGGCGTCGACCTGGTCGTCAACAACGCGGGGCTGTCCATCTCCAAGCCGCTGCTGGAGACCACCGACGCGGACTGGGACATCCAGCACGGCGTCATGGCGCGCGGCTCCTTCCTCGTGTCCCGCTCCGCGGCCCGCGTGCTCATCGCGCAGGCGATGGGCGGCGACATCATCTACATCGCCAGCAAGAACGGCGTGTTCGCCGGTCCCAACAACGTCGCCTACGGCGCGGCGAAGGCGGACCAGGCTCATCAGGTCCGGCTGTTGGCCGCCGAACTCGGCGGACACCGGATTCGGGTCAACGGCATCAATCCCGACGGGGTGGTGCGCGGCTCGGGCATCTTCTCCGGCGGATGGGGCGCGCAGCGCGCGGCCGTCTACGGGGTGGAGGAGTCCGAGCTCGGCAGTTTCTACGCGCAGCGCACCCTGCTCAAGCAGGAGGTGCTGCCGGAGCACGTCGCGGCGGCGGTGTTCGCACTGACCGGCGGCGACCTGACGCACACCACCGGACTCCACATCCCGGTGGACGCGGGCGTCGCCGCGGCCTTCCTGCGCTGA
- a CDS encoding L-rhamnose mutarotase: MTERVCFVLQVRADRLEEYRERHRDVWPEMRKALSESGWHNYSLFLRPDGMLVGYLECEDFAAAKAAMDATEVNARWQAEMAEFFVGLDGGNADAGMQAIPEVFHLP; this comes from the coding sequence GTGACCGAACGGGTGTGCTTCGTGCTCCAGGTGCGAGCCGATCGCCTGGAGGAGTACCGCGAGCGGCACCGCGATGTCTGGCCGGAGATGCGGAAAGCGCTATCCGAGTCGGGCTGGCACAACTACTCCCTCTTCCTGCGCCCGGACGGGATGCTCGTCGGCTACCTGGAGTGCGAGGACTTCGCCGCCGCCAAGGCGGCCATGGACGCCACCGAGGTCAACGCGCGCTGGCAGGCCGAGATGGCCGAGTTCTTCGTCGGCCTCGACGGTGGCAACGCCGACGCCGGGATGCAGGCGATCCCCGAGGTCTTCCACCTGCCGTGA
- a CDS encoding rhamnulokinase, producing MSTSGAVGGAVTATCAAVDLGASSGRVILGRVGAGELSTTEVARFDNTPIRIARGAGRDRLHWNVLGLYRDILAGLRIASASAELHSIGIDSWAVDYGLLDADGELLGNPIHYRDSRTDGVLDQVRATLGAERIYATTGIQFMPINTLIQLVAARDTAALTAASSLLLIPDLLCYWLTGQRGAEVTNASTTQLLDVRRREWAWELVRAAGIDETLLPPLREPGERIGLVDGTARAELGGGELPVVAVGSHDTASAIVAVPTVTRRFGYVSCGTWSLVGLELDAPVVSEAGRTANFTNELGVDGTTRYLRNVMGLWLLQESLRTWADAGRPAELSGLLADAARAEPFRSIVDPDDPRFLAPGDMPARIAQACRETGQPVPETQAQLVRCVLESLALAYRRTLRQACALSGREVDVLHIVGGGSRNELLCRLTADACGIPVVAGPVEATALGNLLVQARAAGGSGVGDLTAMRALVAATQEVREYAPSGAASDFDAAARRLD from the coding sequence GTGAGCACATCGGGTGCGGTCGGCGGCGCGGTGACGGCGACCTGCGCGGCAGTCGACCTCGGCGCGTCCAGCGGACGGGTCATCCTGGGGCGCGTCGGCGCCGGTGAGTTGAGCACCACCGAGGTCGCCCGCTTCGACAACACCCCGATCCGCATCGCGCGCGGCGCGGGACGGGATCGGCTGCACTGGAACGTCCTCGGGCTCTACCGCGACATCCTCGCGGGCCTGCGCATCGCGTCGGCGTCGGCGGAGCTGCACAGCATCGGCATCGACTCGTGGGCCGTCGACTACGGGCTGCTCGACGCGGACGGCGAGCTGCTCGGCAACCCGATCCACTACCGGGACTCCCGGACGGACGGCGTCCTGGACCAGGTGCGTGCCACCCTCGGCGCCGAGCGCATCTATGCGACGACCGGCATCCAGTTCATGCCGATCAACACGTTGATTCAACTCGTCGCCGCCAGAGACACGGCCGCCCTGACTGCCGCGTCGAGCCTCCTGCTGATCCCCGACCTGCTCTGCTACTGGCTCACCGGACAGCGTGGCGCCGAGGTCACCAACGCGTCCACGACCCAGCTGCTCGACGTGCGCAGGCGGGAATGGGCCTGGGAGCTGGTGCGCGCGGCGGGCATCGACGAGACGCTGCTGCCGCCGTTGCGGGAACCGGGGGAGCGCATCGGACTCGTCGACGGCACGGCTCGGGCCGAACTCGGCGGCGGGGAGCTGCCGGTGGTGGCGGTCGGCTCCCACGACACGGCGTCGGCGATCGTCGCGGTGCCAACCGTCACCCGGCGTTTCGGTTACGTCTCCTGCGGAACGTGGTCGCTGGTCGGACTCGAACTCGACGCGCCCGTGGTCTCCGAGGCAGGCCGGACCGCCAACTTCACCAACGAACTCGGCGTCGACGGCACGACCCGATACCTGCGCAACGTGATGGGGCTGTGGCTGCTCCAGGAGTCCCTGCGCACCTGGGCGGACGCCGGTCGACCCGCCGAGCTCTCGGGACTGCTCGCCGACGCGGCCCGCGCCGAGCCTTTCCGCTCGATCGTCGACCCCGACGACCCGAGGTTCCTCGCCCCCGGCGACATGCCCGCGCGCATTGCCCAGGCCTGTCGGGAGACGGGGCAGCCGGTCCCCGAGACCCAGGCTCAGCTCGTCCGCTGCGTGCTGGAGAGTCTCGCCCTGGCCTATCGCCGCACCCTGCGACAGGCCTGCGCACTGTCCGGTCGGGAGGTCGACGTCCTGCACATCGTCGGCGGCGGCTCTCGCAACGAGCTGCTGTGCCGGTTGACGGCCGATGCGTGCGGGATTCCGGTGGTGGCCGGGCCGGTCGAGGCCACGGCGCTGGGCAACCTGCTGGTGCAGGCCAGGGCGGCGGGCGGCTCCGGCGTCGGCGATCTGACGGCGATGCGTGCGCTGGTCGCCGCGACGCAGGAGGTGCGGGAGTACGCCCCGAGCGGAGCTGCCTCGGACTTCGACGCCGCGGCCCGCAGACTGGACTGA
- a CDS encoding ABC transporter substrate-binding protein, whose protein sequence is MMPTRTRDSRVRGRTLATGAVSLLAACGVLAGCGGSGSGDGTVSLDFTWYGNDSRAEATQEAVDLFEERNPGITVNTSFSGFDAYFEKLSTQVAGGNVPDVVQMDAGYLREYAERGMLRDLDEHVGTEIDIESVDPAGLRSGELPAGRFAVPLGRSTQTMAYNPTIWAEAGLDAPEVGDFTWDDLIEASEIISDSTDGEVVGLTDPGWAVDWFQFFIRQQGRELYTEEGIAFTEEDVADYWNFTQGLRDAGVVTSAEVTSQVNGSVDTSPLVSGRSAAELSYLGSSASLFPTMGEDVALAPWPSNEEGETGIYASTSIQIAIGSRSEHPEEAARLIDFLMNDVEAGQILRTVRGTPPNSEVRAAVAEDLDGVDKILFDFEESMADELSDAPSAPPQGWGSVKRTFTRVYDSINFGELTVDEGAALLMNETEQLIS, encoded by the coding sequence ATGATGCCGACCAGAACGCGGGACAGCCGAGTACGCGGCCGAACCCTGGCGACCGGGGCGGTGTCGCTGTTGGCTGCCTGCGGTGTCCTCGCGGGCTGCGGCGGGTCCGGGTCCGGCGACGGCACGGTGTCGCTGGACTTCACCTGGTACGGCAACGACAGTCGCGCCGAGGCCACCCAGGAGGCCGTCGACCTGTTCGAGGAGCGCAACCCCGGCATCACGGTGAACACGTCGTTCTCCGGTTTCGACGCCTACTTCGAGAAGCTGTCCACGCAGGTGGCAGGCGGCAACGTTCCCGACGTGGTGCAGATGGACGCCGGCTACCTGCGGGAGTATGCCGAGCGCGGAATGCTGCGGGACCTCGACGAGCACGTCGGCACCGAGATCGACATCGAGTCCGTCGACCCGGCTGGCCTGCGGTCGGGAGAGCTGCCTGCGGGCCGATTCGCGGTGCCGCTGGGTCGCAGCACCCAGACGATGGCCTACAACCCGACCATCTGGGCCGAGGCGGGGCTGGACGCGCCGGAGGTCGGCGACTTCACCTGGGACGACCTCATCGAGGCCTCGGAGATCATCAGCGACAGCACCGACGGCGAGGTGGTCGGCCTGACCGATCCCGGCTGGGCGGTGGACTGGTTCCAGTTCTTCATCCGCCAGCAAGGCCGGGAGCTGTACACCGAAGAGGGCATCGCCTTTACCGAAGAGGACGTCGCGGACTACTGGAACTTCACCCAGGGGCTCCGGGACGCGGGTGTGGTGACCTCTGCCGAGGTGACCAGCCAGGTCAACGGCTCGGTGGACACCTCGCCGCTGGTGTCCGGCAGGTCCGCGGCGGAGCTGAGCTATCTGGGCAGCTCGGCCTCGCTCTTCCCGACCATGGGCGAGGACGTGGCGCTGGCCCCGTGGCCGAGCAACGAGGAGGGCGAGACGGGCATCTATGCGTCGACCTCGATCCAGATCGCCATCGGCAGCCGCTCGGAACACCCCGAGGAGGCCGCCCGGCTGATCGACTTCCTGATGAACGACGTCGAGGCGGGCCAGATCCTGCGCACCGTCCGAGGCACTCCGCCCAACAGCGAGGTCCGGGCGGCCGTGGCCGAAGACCTCGACGGGGTCGACAAGATCCTCTTCGACTTCGAGGAGAGCATGGCCGACGAGCTGAGCGATGCGCCCTCCGCGCCGCCGCAGGGCTGGGGCTCGGTGAAGCGGACCTTCACCCGGGTCTACGACTCGATCAACTTCGGGGAGCTCACGGTCGACGAGGGCGCCGCCCTGCTGATGAACGAGACCGAGCAGCTGATCAGCTGA